A window of the Chanodichthys erythropterus isolate Z2021 chromosome 21, ASM2448905v1, whole genome shotgun sequence genome harbors these coding sequences:
- the LOC137011397 gene encoding uncharacterized protein: MDVQPTVRGLRDHQQQPPSTNKITLSSHSTHYACKIPDSTHQQNFGNITDSTQCHTHNNEPPQATPTLSPTPQHSYQTPPIITATSQTPPIITATSQTPPIPTPTSQTPPITTPTSQTPPIPTPTSQTPPIITATSQTPPITTPTSQTPPIPTPTSQTPPITTPTSQTPPITTPTSQTPPIPTPTSQTPPITTPTSQTPPITTPTSQTPPITTPTSQTPPITTPTSQTPPIITATSQTPPITTPTSQTPPITTPTSQTPPIPTPTSQTPPIITATSQTPPITTPTSQTPPITTPTSQTPPITMIY; this comes from the exons ATGG acgttcagccaacGGTCCGTGGACTAAGAGATCACCAACAACAGCCTCCATCCACCAACAAAATTACTCTCTCATCACACTCTACCCATTACGCCTGCAAGATACCAGACTCCACCCACCAACAAAACTTTGGCAACATTACAGACTCCACCCAGTGCCACACCCACAACAACGAACCACCTCAAGCCACACCCACACTCTCCCCAACACCGCAACACTCATATCAGACTCCACCCATCATCACGGCCACCTCACAGACTCCACCCATCATCACGGCCACCTCACAGACTCCACCCATCCCCACGCCCACCTCACAGACTCCACCCATCACCACACCCACCTCACAGACTCCACCCATCCCCACGCCCACCTCACAGACTCCACCCATCATCACGGCCACCTCACAGACTCCACCCATCACCACACCCACCTCACAGACTCCACCCATCCCCACGCCCACCTCACAGACTCCACCCATCACCACACCCACCTCACAGACTCCACCCATCACCACACCCACCTCACAGACTCCACCCATCCCCACGCCCACCTCACAGACTCCACCCATCACCACACCCACCTCACAGACTCCACCCATCACCACGCCCACCTCACAGACTCCACCCATCACCACACCCACCTCACAGACTCCACCCATCACCACGCCCACCTCACAGACTCCACCCATCATCACGGCCACCTCACAGACTCCACCCATCACCACACCCACCTCACAGACTCCACCCATCACCACACCCACCTCACAGACTCCACCCATCCCCACGCCCACCTCACAGACTCCACCCATCATCACGGCCACCTCACAGACTCCACCCATCACCACACCCACCTCACAGACTCCACCCATCACCACACCCACCTCACAGACTCCACCCATCACCATGATTTACTAG